Within Pseudomonas alloputida, the genomic segment AAGGCGTCGGCCGCCTGGGCGGCGCTGTCGTCACCGGCCAGCACGGTGTTGACCGAGCCAAGGATGCGTTCGGCCAGCAACAGCTGGCGCTGGGCCACCGCAACCTGATTGGCCGGGGCACCGCTCTGCAGCAGGATCTCGACCACTTTTTCGTATTCCACCTGCAGCTGCGGCACGGTCTCGGCCAGGGTCGCTGCCACCTGGTGCAGCGACAGCACGGTCTGCTCGCTGGCCAGGATGATGTCGGTGTTCTTGCGCAGGTTTTCCCAGTCGCGGCGTACCGATTCCATCTCGTCACGCACCGCAGGTGGCGCAGGCGGCAGGCCAGTGGACTTGTCACCCTGGCGCAGGTAACCCCAGCGTCGTTCGAAGTCATTGCGCGCATCCGACAGCAGCTTGAAGGCCAGGGCCTTGCCGGTGGCCGCCTCGGTGGCGTTCTTGGCGATACGCTGCGACAGCACGCGCAGCTCGCCGGCATGGCCGATGTACTGCTTGTCGTAGTTGGATTGGGTATTCAGGTAAGCAAAGTTGGCGAACAGCAAGATGATCGAAAGGATCAGGATCAGGAACAGCACGGTGATCTGCGCGATGCTGCGGGTACGTGGGCTCACGGTGGTGGCAGTGACGGGGGCGGCAGGCTTGTTCACGTTCGCAGGTCCTATAACGCCACATCGAGAAAGCCCGGCGCCTGGGCCAGGGCAAAGGGGCTGAAGATCGCCCAGTTACGTTCACGCGGAAAATACCCCTGCACAAAGCGTGCAGCGGCAGGGATCAGCGGCTGCGGCGGCGACAGCTGCAGGCTGTCGAGGGCAAAGTGCTGAAGGCCCAGCACCTCGTCGACCAGCAAACCGACGAACAGGTCGTCGTGATCCAGCACCAGCACTCGCCGCTGCTTGCCCGGTGCGGCGTGGCCAAGGCCGAAGAAGCAGCTCAGGTCCATCACCGGCAACAGCCGGCCACGCAGGTTGGCCACCCCGCACACCCACGGCTGCACGCCGGGAACGCGGCTACTGCGCGGCTCGCGCAGCACCTCGGCCACTTCGCCCATGGGCGCGACGAACCACTGCCCGGCAATGCGAAAGCCAATGCCGCTCCACTGCTGCACGCGGTTGTCCTGCGGCGGCTGGTCGGCAACCAGCAGGCGACAGCGCCGGTCGATGTCCAGCAACAACTCAAAGGCGGTCAGCGACGCGCCTTGCGGGCGGGTGGTCAAGCCCCCAGCACTTCTTTGAGCTTGGCGATCAGCGCCTCCTCTTCCACCGGTTTGGTCAGGAAGTCACGGGCACCCTGGCGCGTGGCCCAGATACGGTCGGTTTCCTGGTCCTTGGTGGTTACCACGATCACTGGAATAGCGCTGGTGTCCGGGTCCTTGCTGAGCTGGCGGGTGGCCTGGAAGCCGTTCATGCCAGGCATGACGATGTCCATCAGCACCGCGTCGGGCTTGTCCTGCCGGGCCAGGGCCACGCCGTCGGCACCGTTGCTGGCCTTGAGCACCTGGTAGCCGTGCTTTTCCAGCCATTCGGTCAATCTGTACATCTCTGTCGGCGAGTCGTCGACAATCAGAACTCGGGCCATGCTGTTTCCCCATCAGGAAAGTAGGACCGCGCCATGGCGGGGCTCGGTCAGGGTGCGTGTTGTTGAGGTGCGGCAAACCCGGGCACATGGGCGCGGATCGCGTCGAGCAGTTCTTCCTTGCTGAACGGCTTGGTCAGGAACTGATCGGAACCGACCACCCGCCCGCGGGCCTTGTCGAACAGGCCATCGCGGGACGACAGCAGGATAACCGGGGTGTCCTTGAAGGCACTGTTGTGCTTGATTACCGCGCAGGTCTGGTAGCCGTCCAGGCGTGGCATCAGCACATCGACGAAAATGATACTGGGCTGATGGTCGACGATCTTGGCCAGGGCATCGAAGCCATCGCTGGCGGTGATCACCTCGCAGCCCGCTTCACCGAGCAACATCTGCGCGGTGCGGCGGATCGTGCGGGAATCGTCGATCACCATCACCTTCAGGGGTTGTTCCATAGACGCCTACCAGTAGGATTGAAGCCGCAAGTTGCAAGCGGCAAGCTGCAAGAAAGCAGCTCGGCGCATGGATGCTCTTTTCTTGAGGCTTGTAGCTCAAGGCTTGCAGCTGCATTTTTAGCATACTCCGGGTGGCCATTCCATCTGCCGCGCCCCTTGACCGTCGGCGTTCGCGGCGCCACCCTGAGCCACTTTTCTTTCGATCCACCGCGGCCACCTGCCGCCAAGAGGACCACCCATGAGCGTTCGCCTCGGCATTGTGATGGACCCCATCGCGTCCATCTCCTACAAGAAGGACAGCTCGCTGGCCATGCTGCTGGCCGCCCAGGCACGCGGCTGGAGCCTGTTCTACATGGAACAGCAAGACCTGTATCAGGGCGAAGGCAAGGCCCGCGCCCGCATGCGCCCGCTGAAGGTGTTTGCCGACCCTGCACGCTGGTTCGAACTGGGCGAGGAGCAGGACAGCCCGCTGGCCGAGCTGGACGTGATCCTGATGCGCAAGGACCCGCCCTTCGACATGGAGTTCGTCTACAGCACTTACCTGCTGGAACAAGCCGAGAACGACGGCGTACTGGTGGTAAACCGCCCACAAAGCCTGCGCGACTGCAACGAGAAGATGTTCGCCACGCTGTTCCCGCAATGCACCACCCCGACCCTGGTCAGCCGCCGCCCGGACATCATTCGCGAATTCACCGCCAAGCATGCCGACGTGATCCTCAAGCCACTGGATGGCATGGGCGGTACGTCGATCTTCCGTCACCGGGCTGGCGACCCCAACCTGTCGGTGATCCTGGAAACCCTGACCGCACTGGGCACCCAGCAGATCATGGCGCAGGCTTACCTGCCGGCAATCAAGGACGGCGACAAGCGCATCCTGATGATCGATGGCGAGCCAGTGGACTATTGCCTGGCACGCATTCCGGCCAGCGGCGAAACCCGTGGCAACCTGGCCGCAGGCGGGCGTGGCGAAGCCCGCCCACTGACCGAGCGCGACCGCTGGATCGCCGCTCAGGTCGGCCCGACGCTGCGCGAGAAGGGCCTGCTGTTCGTTGGCCTGGACGTGATCGGCGACTACCTCACCGAAATCAACGTCACCAGCCCCACCTGTATCCGCGAAATCGATGCCGCCTACAACACCGATATCGGTGGCAAGCTGATGGATGCCATTGATCGCAAGCTAAAGGCACGCTGACAGCCAACGCGAAGTAAAGCCGTAGAGTGGGGTATGATGCCGGTCCTATTCGACTGAGCTGCTGCCCCGCCCTGCGGTTGCTGGATACCTGATGACGCACCCCGCTGACGTCCCTGCCGACCTGCTGCCTCCCCGTGTTCGCCCTGCGGACCGGCTTGGCTTCACCCTGTTCCTGGCTGCGCTGGTGCACCTGGCGCTGATCCTTGGCGTCGGCTTCACCGTGGTCAAGCCTGCCGAAATCCGCCACACCATGGACATCACCCTGGCCACCTTCAAGAGCGAGAAACCGCCCGAGAAGGCTGACTTCCAGGCCCAGGACAACCAGCAAGGCAGCGGCACCCTGGACAAGAAAGCGGTGCCCAAGACCACTGAGCTGGCGCCGTTCCAGGACAGCAAGATCAACAAGATCACCCCAC encodes:
- the gshB gene encoding glutathione synthase → MSVRLGIVMDPIASISYKKDSSLAMLLAAQARGWSLFYMEQQDLYQGEGKARARMRPLKVFADPARWFELGEEQDSPLAELDVILMRKDPPFDMEFVYSTYLLEQAENDGVLVVNRPQSLRDCNEKMFATLFPQCTTPTLVSRRPDIIREFTAKHADVILKPLDGMGGTSIFRHRAGDPNLSVILETLTALGTQQIMAQAYLPAIKDGDKRILMIDGEPVDYCLARIPASGETRGNLAAGGRGEARPLTERDRWIAAQVGPTLREKGLLFVGLDVIGDYLTEINVTSPTCIREIDAAYNTDIGGKLMDAIDRKLKAR
- the pilH gene encoding twitching motility response regulator PilH yields the protein MARVLIVDDSPTEMYRLTEWLEKHGYQVLKASNGADGVALARQDKPDAVLMDIVMPGMNGFQATRQLSKDPDTSAIPVIVVTTKDQETDRIWATRQGARDFLTKPVEEEALIAKLKEVLGA
- a CDS encoding chemotaxis protein CheW; the encoded protein is MTTRPQGASLTAFELLLDIDRRCRLLVADQPPQDNRVQQWSGIGFRIAGQWFVAPMGEVAEVLREPRSSRVPGVQPWVCGVANLRGRLLPVMDLSCFFGLGHAAPGKQRRVLVLDHDDLFVGLLVDEVLGLQHFALDSLQLSPPQPLIPAAARFVQGYFPRERNWAIFSPFALAQAPGFLDVAL
- a CDS encoding response regulator is translated as MEQPLKVMVIDDSRTIRRTAQMLLGEAGCEVITASDGFDALAKIVDHQPSIIFVDVLMPRLDGYQTCAVIKHNSAFKDTPVILLSSRDGLFDKARGRVVGSDQFLTKPFSKEELLDAIRAHVPGFAAPQQHAP